The Schistocerca nitens isolate TAMUIC-IGC-003100 chromosome 2, iqSchNite1.1, whole genome shotgun sequence nucleotide sequence ctggtttctgtacaaattgtaaatagcctttcgctccctgtattttacccctgctaccttcagaatttgaaagagagtattccagttaaagttgtcaaaagctttctctaagtctacaaattctagaaacgtaggtttgccttttcttaatctttcttctaagataagtcgtaaggctagtattgcctcacgtgttccaacatttctacggaatccaaactgatcttccccgaggtccgcttctaccagtttttccattcgtctgtaaagaattcgcgttagtattttgcagctgtgacttattaaactgatagttcggtaattttcacatctgtcaacacctgctttctttgggattggaattattatattcttcttgaagtctgtgggtatttcgccagtctcatacatcttgctcaccagatggtagagttttgtcatgactggctctcccaaggccatcagtagttctaatggaatgttgtctactcccggggccttgtttcgactcaggtctttcagtgctctgtcaaactcttcacgcagtatcttatctcccatttcatcttcatctacatcctcttccacttccataatactgtcctcaagtacatcacccttgtataaaccctctatatactccttccacctttctgccttcccttctttgcttagaactgggttgccatctgagctcttgatattcatacaaatggttctcttctctccaaaggtctctttaattttcctgtaggcagtatctatcttacccctagtgagacaagcctctacatccttacatttgtcctctagccatccctgcttagccattttgcactttctgtcgatctcatttttgagacgtttgtattccctttggcctgcttcatttactgcatttttatattttctcctttcatcaattaaattcaacatttcttctgttacccaagaatttctattagccctcgtctttttacctacttgatcctctgctgccttcactacttcatccctcagagctacccattgttcttctactgtatttctttcccccattcctgtcaattgttcccttatgctctccctgaaactctctacaacctctggttctttcagtttatccaggtcccatctccttaaattcccacctttttgcagtttcttcagtttcaatctgcagttcataaccaatagattgtggtcagaatccacatctgcccctggaaatgtcttacaatttaaaacctggttcctaaatctctgtcttaccattatataatctatctgatacctattagtatctccaggattcttcaaggtatacaaccttcttttatgattcttgaaccaagtgttagctatgattaagttatgctctgtgcaaaattctacaaggcggcttcctctttcatttcttccccccaatccatattcacctactatgtttccttctctcccttttcctactgacgaattccagtcacccatgactattaaattttcgtctcccttcactacctgaataatttcttttatctcgtcatacatttcatcaatttcttcatcatctgcagagctagttggcatataaacttgtactactgtagtaggcatgggctttgtgtctatcttggccacaataatgcgttcactatgctgtttgtagtagctaacccgcactcctatttttttgttcattattaaacctactcctgcattacccctatttgattttgtatttataaccctgtaatcacctgaccaaaagtcttgttcctcctgccaccgaacttcactaattcccactatatctaactttaacctctccatttccctttttaaattttctaacctacctgcccgattaagggatctgacattccacgctccgatccgtagaatgccagttttctttctcctgataacgacatcctcttgagtagtccccgcccggagatccgaatgggggactattttacctccggaatattttacccaagaggacgtcatcatcatttaatcatacagtaaagctgcatgtcctcgggaaaaattacggctgtagtttccccttgctttcagccgttcgcagtaccagcacagcaaggccgttttggttaatgttacaaggccagatcagtcaatcatccagactgttgcccctgcaactactgaaaaggctgctgcccctcttcaggaaccacatgtttgtctggcctctcaacagatacccctccgttgtggttgcacctgcggtatggccatctgtatcgctgaggcacgcaagcctccccaccaacggcaaggtccatggttcatgggagaagtCTATCAACATGCCATGTACAATAAAGTCCCATAGATGGAGCTACCATGACATCATTCCATGCAATAAAGAAAGACTCGGCCAAATCCGACATAAAAACATTTGGCGAAATTGATCCAACCTGCCTCTTTATGTGCTGGAAAAATATGGACAGCATCTGGGAGTCATTCCTGTTAGATATTAGAAACGCGCATGGAAACCCTTGTCTCAGATCGTCTAGCACTAGTAGAGTTATAAGTTCAAAATTATATCCATTAAGACCATGTGTCCCATCAACACAAACGCAGTCGTTCCCATATGTCTTTAATATCTCGCCTTGAGCATTGTTCATAATTATCAATGCAAAATCAGAGCGCTTTAATTGTGGGTACGAATCAAGGACTACATCCTGTGGTTTATAGAAAAGCACACAAGGACTGTCTCCACCATTTACTTCATTTACCCATGCTTCTACACTTATTGCATCATTATGGTGTCTTATTGACTTGAAGGACAAATTATAAGACTGATCAATATTATATAGATCCTGTCTCGTAATCAAATGTATCCTTTCCAAGTTAGAATCTACAACTGTATCTCGAATTTTGTCTAATATGACAGAGAATGGTATGCCACTTGCTATATCTGCAGCAATACTTTCCCTTTCTCTCTTTGTTAGTTGCAGATGACATAACTCGGATTTGTGGCCAACATGGGTTGAAACATATTTCACACAGCAGGTTCCATTCTTTTTCATATCTACTCTCATCTTAGCAGGGCACATTGCATCAATCTTACTACTACCTTGCAATTTAAGACATCGCAAGTTTTTTCCTCTAGACACAAACTTACCAGACCGGTGACAAATATAAGAAACAACTTCTGAATCAACCTTAGCATGGGAACCacgacgtttgacgaactttgagagCGTTGTCTGCTCAGTTTCCTCCTTCCACTTCTGAAACTCATCAGCGGTGCTAAAATGTAAGATTTCACATCTACTTCATGTGCCGACTGTAAATGTTCAAACAGGCACTTTTCAGAAGTACTTCTTTCATTACACAGGGCGCAAACAAACAATTTTTTCTGCTCTATTTGCAGTCCATGAACCTCTAAcaggtgtctattcaaatttccttTTTTAGGGTAGACCTTATCGCACACATGACACTGAAAAATCATGTTGAACACAAAACTTTCACTGCTTACACGGACAACTCCACAGCACAAAGTAACAGTAAGGGCAAAATACACTTATTCCATACGTATCTGCTGACAAAACCGCACATCTGTGTAACTTTCGAAAGATAAAAATGTCTGCGACTCTGCGCCACGGTTCTTTCGAAACGAGCAATGCTATTGGTTATTTTCGTTTCGAGCCGAGCTCTCCCTATAAAGGTTTCACAATACATTCTAGTCTGCGATgccacgattcttacggaatgcaaaaaatTCTACATTTACTCacggatggcaggacatgtctgaaattgtcaatggggttagtaTCGAACTGTTTCATTATAGGAGATGCCTGAAATAGTTTATTTGTGAGTAAACATGcgtatgacgttacaagtgtgattcgcgatttatacgtgtaatgccttaattgatgaaaggtctcgtttgatttgattgcatctattgttttatttcagtatgccaggaaagaggagtcgatttttGCGAAAGGTGGTTCAAAAattgcttcctttgttcacacgcatcctccacttgactgccatctggcggtcgttaTCATTCGGCACGAcgcggcatgattcggaagttgccttcgaagcatagcgacaggcgtctaaagctagcgaaatgagggatacTCAACTACCAGAcgtaccgatagatggctctagcgcgtgccggcaAAAGATCTTATTTAGTGTTCGCCAAAAATCACTGGTGTCCGCCATATCTAAATTTGGCAAAtaacgaagtgtcaaaacacggatgaaaatgtttttcgttctgcgccctcataagtcTTTTATATGGGATGTTCTAGacatctacacatcaacataatgaagtgtttctgatctagcgagaaaaaacagtgacagttctgctatgaaattcctaaattcgattgtgttttggaagtttgagaagctgacctataaatcgtttactattaattttatgagtacTTATTTGCCCATATTCaaacactatttaagattcaatggaggtcaacaaattaccttacttcccaaagcttttaactacaggtataattcggaaaaccaagtttggaaaacagtgaagacgtctccttttattaaaaaaaaaaaaaaaaaaaaaaaaaaaaaaaaaaaaaaaaaaaaaaaaaaaaaaaaaggtgacataGTTTGCTTAGGGGTatttttactgacaacagaaattacaattgaactatt carries:
- the LOC126235374 gene encoding uncharacterized protein LOC126235374, with the translated sequence MADTSDFWRTLNKIFCRHALEPSIGRARLETKITNSIARFERTVAQSRRHFYLSKVTQMCGFVSRYVWNKCILPLLLLCAVELSVTADEFQKWKEETEQTTLSKFVKRRGSHAKVDSEVVSYICHRSGKFVSRGKNLRCLKLQGSSKIDAMCPAKMRVDMKKNGTCCVKYVSTHVGHKSELCHLQLTKRERESIAADIASGIPFSVILDKIRDTVVDSNLERIHLITRQDLYNIDQSYNLSFKSIRHHNDAISVEAWVNEVNGGDSPCVLFYKPQDVVLDSYPQLKRSDFALIIMNNAQGEILKTYGNDCVCVDGTHGLNGYNFELITLLVLDDLRQGFPCAFLISNRNDSQMLSIFFQHIKRQVGSISPNVFMSDLAESFFIAWNDVMVAPSMGLYCTWHVDRLLP